The following proteins are encoded in a genomic region of Armatimonadota bacterium:
- a CDS encoding formylglycine-generating enzyme family protein, with product MWVNPKRGMEMVYVAPGDFILGTSDAQIDAWLREHPADEREFFEIEQPQCRVNLPGYWMGRTEVTNAQYERFVQATGRDAPDYWEGRKAPSGLGGFPVMCVCWDDASAYCAWAGESLPTELQWEKAARGTDGRVFPWGSEWDRTRCRNFQVITGRAYASLSEWDTACENWMQAHDPVREGPTAVGSYPGGTSPYGCADMAGNVVELCAEWYDKTAYQRYAKGDLTPPKTGDYIVVRGGSWGHGDPEDFRCANRDHDLPDNRDNICYGFRCARGSA from the coding sequence GTGTGGGTAAACCCCAAGCGCGGGATGGAGATGGTGTACGTGGCGCCGGGGGATTTCATCCTGGGCACGAGCGACGCCCAGATTGACGCCTGGCTGAGGGAGCACCCGGCGGATGAGCGCGAGTTCTTCGAGATTGAGCAGCCGCAGTGCCGGGTGAACTTGCCGGGCTACTGGATGGGGCGCACGGAGGTGACCAACGCGCAGTATGAGCGCTTCGTGCAGGCCACCGGGCGTGACGCGCCGGACTACTGGGAAGGCAGGAAAGCTCCGAGCGGGTTGGGAGGATTTCCCGTCATGTGCGTATGCTGGGATGACGCCAGTGCCTACTGCGCGTGGGCGGGGGAGTCCTTGCCGACGGAGTTACAGTGGGAGAAGGCGGCGCGGGGCACGGATGGGCGGGTCTTCCCCTGGGGGAGCGAGTGGGATCGCACTCGGTGTCGCAACTTCCAAGTCATTACGGGCCGCGCGTATGCGAGTCTGAGCGAGTGGGATACGGCGTGCGAGAATTGGATGCAAGCTCACGATCCGGTACGGGAAGGCCCGACGGCAGTGGGCTCCTACCCGGGGGGCACCAGCCCGTATGGGTGCGCGGACATGGCCGGGAATGTGGTGGAGTTGTGCGCGGAGTGGTATGACAAGACGGCCTACCAGCGGTATGCCAAGGGCGACCTGACGCCGCCGAAAACCGGCGACTATATTGTGGTTCGGGGCGGCTCCTGGGGCCACGGCGATCCAGAGGACTTTCGCTGCGCCAACCGCGACCACGACCTCCCCGACAACCGCGACAACATCTGCTACGGCTTCCGTTGTGCGCGAGGATCTGCGTGA
- a CDS encoding GxGYxYP domain-containing protein, with protein sequence MGFTESMGTRPLFAFVVWIAFLLAGLSVPAGCQPTGLPESILREAQQTVLLSGKYTESQIWDVGKFGHLVGRAVADPEALNGRAWEAHPGTDGAGYMLYGPYAELEAGDYIAFFRIKLLEEAPGEVLGSVDACVDAGKTILMSREVSCDELVRGRYAQVPLAFHHPGGRLECRLYWSGNMAARVSVVSLFRVEGASIASGVLMVPQPAPSGEPRNLVYRGDTNLSSDIFPRSAPPSPVLTVLDTRKCSPDWKLLLSTLQGIVNRAEPRIYYLTTASDSTWLDWMLKRKWISRTETVSSPEDLLAKFHNQVKGMIITDPALPASNNIATMLASLEDGIVASPRLAKGIALPVIRDLRGRWTKNVDAYRWAYQNLWSQMSHCVAACLWPEESAVRDYLVQHKVFIFWLPGRIDGARKYVDPEAEMRFGEELLAALPANTPIMGYPYAGADVGLGEGDGVALMAEFAKYLVGSVNCGNLSVHSGVRVPAFRQRRYNPPALRNDKVYLAFNISDGDNIPVITSGNWPQLWDSKARGAFPVGWTISPSSCVLIPDVMDYYYSTATPNDSFVAAVSGVGYTYPNRYAKRYRETDRPRVLDGFLDQTQLYMNRMDLRTINPSGAGDREIARFAERIPFLQAVFADYGKSVYTYPEAMRVTARNTPVFHAVTGWQPDGTRDQQIAFMVSQIRSITPEERPAFLHVFVCNWFYDLPALEEVLARLGPAYVAASPEQLAALCRLDMTRKQVLVGFPTSMANIEGCAASFRVLLRNVSSKPMDVRVKLAAGLRAPSVKPNRVHLLPGQEAAVGLMGMVSGRAILLDVEGPFGGKRFSSAMHEVPSTELAGSLPKALSLQFVRQYDAVCLAHTTGKAERDMESQRDVWVTVKGESRIGHMVYGPYSPLKAGRYLALFRLKRTGDGEGTVCVLDTCVGGGERSSAVREVGAGELPLGKYRAFPLIFNHPGGAVETRVFWTGKAALAVESVMLWEVASAGS encoded by the coding sequence ATGGGGTTCACGGAAAGCATGGGCACAAGACCGTTGTTCGCTTTCGTGGTGTGGATTGCTTTCCTCCTCGCCGGGCTTAGCGTGCCGGCGGGATGCCAGCCGACAGGTCTGCCGGAGTCGATCCTGCGGGAGGCGCAGCAAACTGTTCTTCTCTCTGGGAAGTACACCGAGTCCCAGATCTGGGATGTCGGCAAGTTCGGCCACCTGGTCGGGCGCGCGGTTGCGGACCCAGAAGCTCTGAACGGGAGAGCGTGGGAGGCTCACCCGGGAACCGATGGGGCCGGGTACATGCTTTACGGTCCGTACGCCGAGTTGGAAGCCGGCGACTACATAGCCTTCTTCCGTATCAAGCTGCTCGAGGAGGCCCCGGGTGAGGTTCTTGGGAGCGTCGACGCCTGCGTCGATGCGGGAAAGACCATCCTCATGTCGCGCGAGGTCTCATGCGATGAGTTGGTGCGGGGCCGCTACGCGCAGGTTCCGCTTGCCTTCCACCATCCCGGTGGGAGGCTGGAGTGCCGGCTCTACTGGTCGGGGAACATGGCCGCCCGTGTGAGCGTAGTCAGTCTCTTTCGGGTCGAGGGTGCCTCCATCGCTTCCGGCGTCCTTATGGTTCCACAACCCGCGCCGTCCGGTGAGCCAAGGAACCTTGTGTATCGCGGCGACACGAACCTGTCCTCAGACATATTCCCCAGATCCGCACCGCCGTCCCCCGTGCTTACGGTGTTGGATACACGCAAGTGCTCCCCGGACTGGAAGCTTCTGCTGTCAACGCTGCAAGGCATCGTCAACCGCGCCGAACCTCGGATCTACTACCTCACCACCGCGAGCGACTCCACCTGGCTGGACTGGATGCTGAAGAGGAAGTGGATCAGTCGAACGGAGACGGTCTCATCGCCAGAGGATCTGCTGGCGAAGTTCCACAACCAGGTGAAAGGGATGATCATAACCGATCCCGCCCTGCCGGCTAGCAATAACATCGCCACGATGCTCGCCAGCCTGGAGGACGGGATCGTGGCTTCACCCCGGCTGGCGAAGGGGATCGCCCTCCCGGTGATCAGGGACCTCCGAGGGCGGTGGACAAAGAACGTGGACGCCTACCGGTGGGCGTACCAGAACCTCTGGAGCCAGATGAGCCATTGCGTCGCGGCGTGCCTGTGGCCGGAGGAATCGGCCGTGCGCGACTATCTGGTGCAGCATAAGGTGTTCATCTTCTGGCTCCCGGGGCGGATAGACGGCGCGAGGAAGTATGTTGACCCCGAGGCGGAGATGCGCTTCGGAGAGGAATTGCTTGCGGCGCTTCCGGCGAACACTCCGATCATGGGCTATCCCTACGCCGGAGCCGATGTCGGCCTTGGGGAGGGGGATGGCGTGGCACTGATGGCCGAGTTCGCCAAGTACCTCGTGGGATCGGTCAATTGCGGGAACCTCAGCGTGCATTCCGGGGTGCGCGTTCCCGCATTCCGTCAGCGCAGATACAACCCGCCTGCGCTGCGGAACGACAAGGTATACCTTGCCTTCAACATTTCGGATGGCGACAACATCCCCGTCATCACCAGCGGGAACTGGCCTCAGCTATGGGACAGCAAGGCCCGCGGTGCCTTTCCCGTTGGCTGGACGATATCCCCCTCCTCCTGCGTGCTGATCCCCGACGTCATGGACTATTACTATTCCACTGCGACGCCGAACGATTCTTTCGTCGCCGCCGTATCTGGAGTCGGCTATACCTACCCTAACCGTTACGCCAAGCGCTATCGCGAGACCGACCGTCCGCGCGTCCTCGACGGTTTCCTGGATCAGACTCAACTTTACATGAATCGAATGGACCTCAGGACGATCAACCCGTCCGGAGCGGGAGACCGCGAGATCGCAAGGTTTGCGGAGCGCATCCCGTTCCTGCAGGCCGTTTTCGCAGATTACGGGAAGAGCGTCTACACATACCCGGAGGCGATGCGGGTGACGGCGCGCAATACCCCGGTCTTTCATGCCGTCACCGGCTGGCAGCCCGATGGAACCAGGGATCAGCAGATTGCCTTCATGGTGTCTCAGATCCGCTCAATCACTCCAGAGGAGCGTCCAGCGTTTCTTCACGTCTTCGTGTGCAACTGGTTCTACGACCTCCCCGCGCTGGAGGAAGTTCTTGCTCGGCTCGGACCGGCGTATGTGGCGGCGAGCCCCGAGCAACTCGCGGCCCTTTGCCGCCTGGATATGACTCGGAAACAGGTGCTGGTCGGCTTCCCGACGAGCATGGCAAACATTGAAGGGTGCGCGGCCTCCTTCCGCGTACTCTTGAGGAACGTTTCCTCGAAGCCGATGGACGTTCGTGTGAAGCTGGCGGCAGGACTCAGAGCGCCCTCTGTGAAGCCCAATCGCGTTCATCTGCTCCCCGGCCAAGAGGCAGCCGTCGGACTGATGGGTATGGTCTCGGGGCGCGCCATCCTTCTCGACGTGGAAGGTCCTTTTGGAGGCAAGCGCTTCTCGTCGGCTATGCACGAGGTGCCTTCAACAGAACTGGCCGGCAGCCTCCCGAAAGCACTGTCGCTCCAATTCGTCAGGCAATATGACGCCGTCTGCCTTGCTCACACCACGGGCAAGGCAGAGAGGGACATGGAGAGCCAAAGAGACGTCTGGGTGACGGTCAAGGGCGAGTCGCGGATTGGGCACATGGTCTACGGGCCGTATAGCCCTCTGAAGGCCGGCCGGTATCTTGCACTCTTCAGGCTGAAACGCACTGGTGACGGTGAAGGGACGGTCTGCGTGCTAGACACCTGCGTGGGCGGCGGGGAGAGAAGCTCCGCCGTGCGCGAAGTGGGCGCCGGGGAACTGCCCCTGGGGAAGTACCGGGCGTTCCCGCTGATCTTCAACCATCCTGGCGGCGCCGTTGAAACCCGAGTTTTCTGGACCGGAAAGGCTGCGCTCGCCGTGGAAAGCGTGATGCTATGGGAGGTTGCGTCAGCGGGTAGCTGA
- a CDS encoding response regulator: MPTEVQTNRVSATTGLPSLRVLVCQGDGATVTKLRQMLTAAGHTVAGEANSGEECLALVQEVGSDVVLMEVALPGMDGVATTQRLMAQRPLPVVMLTACVDDDTVRATAAGGAAAYLVKPVSARQLLSTLRVAATWFAKLRQAKQDVQNPTEIIEARKLVERAKGVLMDRVGLTADEALQRLQETSRERDCPIKQITLEVIEAAHLMALQMSSGIVEPRRHPPVRKA; this comes from the coding sequence ATGCCGACCGAGGTGCAGACGAACAGGGTCAGCGCGACGACGGGACTACCCAGTCTGCGGGTTCTGGTTTGCCAGGGCGATGGGGCAACCGTGACGAAGTTGCGGCAGATGCTGACGGCGGCCGGGCATACGGTGGCAGGCGAGGCGAACAGCGGCGAGGAATGCTTGGCGCTGGTTCAGGAAGTCGGGTCCGATGTGGTGCTGATGGAGGTTGCGCTGCCAGGCATGGACGGCGTCGCGACGACACAGCGGCTGATGGCGCAACGCCCGCTGCCAGTCGTGATGCTGACTGCTTGCGTTGACGATGACACGGTGCGAGCGACGGCCGCTGGCGGCGCCGCGGCTTATCTAGTGAAGCCGGTGAGCGCCAGGCAACTGCTGTCGACACTGCGTGTAGCGGCGACGTGGTTTGCTAAGCTTAGGCAAGCCAAACAGGACGTCCAGAACCCGACCGAGATCATCGAGGCTCGCAAGCTCGTGGAGCGCGCCAAGGGCGTGCTCATGGATCGCGTTGGGCTGACTGCGGACGAGGCCCTGCAGCGCTTGCAGGAAACCAGCCGCGAGCGGGACTGTCCGATAAAGCAGATTACGCTGGAGGTGATTGAGGCCGCTCACCTGATGGCACTGCAGATGTCTTCCGGTATCGTCGAGCCTCGGAGACATCCACCTGTCCGCAAAGCGTAG
- a CDS encoding CpXC domain-containing protein: MSQLKSHPVTCASCGKQFQARLWSSINVTLHPQLEALFLSGRLNLLTCPHCSTTSPAVSSLLYHDMEAPRVILALPEEDRGCVEEAKRALRADFEETQRSLGGGGAAPQQFAEPEVVLGYGALFEAITTGTKAAPRPAPAPASAATEARRERLRQFSAEDVRRLTRGLDLVSEAVRVVQMRTAPLRSRAEAVKQFLAHHWFGGIPTAEFAERIYQWLGNFYLYGWLDARALWQRRYVATGQPPSVYLDWLAALSEAEVEETLRINEAAATAEVEAAQQPEALRNWRAGRLETQFRWLTKAKEAVRRQELRPVLSDVAWPLASGIFEGDVPTLIAYAHLEKQSERAYSEGFAEGILIESFLAEAGLPPEAGPEAGPEAAPEVASAETHLPPKPMLYMTVREYLESQIKRAEQAPEGETAAAETEDLLTASRQKERAFTCPGCGYESPVRLWSAVNIATDSHLRAILRAGKIHQLRCAGCGRYSGADSLLQYHDPQGPLLVQVYPTRYQQHRDNMVSELETVVAYIQGLPAQARPKRYPAHAVVLFGMKDFADFLRAREPDSPPLVVGRSDGEKLTTLNKETFALATANLDSSIQAWRDVVTSSPPLQRLVKHRVWYVVRGAAERARATRPLEAAVEKVGLAVGTVCVLGFDDGRLLHHYEWARRGAPPPAPGPWLAAFTDPEIVHAVHREQPAPGDQVWSEAFGRAPATQAWVGDFLASPTVRDAVDRVRDASSSEESAAAVAEIAQQAYERALAAAMLLVSWLRGT; encoded by the coding sequence ATGAGTCAGCTCAAGAGTCACCCGGTCACCTGCGCGAGTTGCGGCAAGCAGTTCCAGGCCCGCCTCTGGTCATCCATCAACGTCACTCTGCACCCGCAGCTCGAGGCGTTGTTTCTCTCCGGTCGGCTCAACCTGCTCACCTGCCCGCACTGCTCGACAACCTCGCCCGCCGTGTCGTCTCTTCTGTATCACGACATGGAGGCGCCGAGGGTCATCCTGGCTCTTCCCGAGGAAGACCGTGGGTGCGTCGAAGAAGCCAAGCGAGCGCTCAGGGCGGACTTCGAAGAAACGCAGCGCTCGTTAGGCGGTGGGGGAGCAGCGCCCCAGCAGTTCGCGGAACCTGAAGTGGTGCTCGGCTATGGCGCGCTCTTCGAGGCGATTACCACCGGGACCAAGGCTGCTCCCCGGCCGGCTCCGGCTCCGGCTTCGGCCGCGACCGAGGCCCGCCGGGAGCGGCTGCGACAATTCAGCGCGGAAGACGTCAGGCGCCTGACGCGCGGCCTGGACTTGGTCTCCGAAGCGGTAAGGGTGGTGCAGATGCGCACAGCACCCCTGCGCTCACGCGCGGAGGCGGTTAAGCAGTTCTTGGCGCACCACTGGTTTGGGGGCATCCCGACTGCGGAGTTTGCCGAAAGAATCTACCAGTGGCTCGGCAACTTCTACCTCTATGGCTGGCTGGATGCCAGAGCATTGTGGCAGCGCCGATATGTCGCCACCGGCCAACCTCCCTCGGTTTATCTTGACTGGCTGGCGGCGCTGAGCGAAGCGGAAGTGGAAGAAACGTTGCGCATCAACGAGGCGGCGGCGACAGCCGAGGTGGAGGCGGCGCAGCAACCGGAGGCCCTCAGGAACTGGCGCGCAGGCCGTTTGGAGACGCAGTTTCGGTGGTTGACAAAGGCCAAGGAGGCGGTCCGGCGTCAGGAACTGCGGCCCGTGCTTTCGGACGTGGCCTGGCCCTTGGCGAGCGGAATCTTTGAGGGCGATGTACCCACGCTCATAGCATACGCGCATTTGGAAAAGCAGAGCGAGCGCGCCTATAGTGAAGGTTTCGCCGAGGGCATCCTGATTGAGAGCTTCCTGGCCGAGGCGGGGCTTCCGCCGGAAGCCGGACCTGAAGCGGGCCCCGAAGCCGCCCCGGAAGTCGCCTCCGCTGAAACACATTTGCCCCCGAAGCCGATGCTCTACATGACGGTCCGCGAGTACCTGGAGAGCCAGATCAAGCGCGCCGAACAGGCGCCAGAAGGAGAGACCGCGGCCGCGGAGACGGAGGATCTGCTCACCGCCAGCAGGCAGAAGGAGCGCGCCTTCACTTGCCCTGGTTGCGGTTATGAATCACCAGTCCGCCTGTGGTCGGCGGTCAACATCGCCACCGATTCCCACCTGCGCGCCATCCTGCGCGCGGGCAAGATTCACCAGCTCCGGTGTGCGGGCTGTGGGCGTTACAGTGGAGCGGACAGCCTCTTGCAGTATCATGACCCGCAGGGCCCGCTCCTGGTGCAGGTGTACCCTACGCGCTACCAGCAGCATCGCGACAACATGGTGAGCGAGCTCGAGACGGTAGTGGCGTACATTCAAGGCCTGCCCGCGCAGGCGCGGCCCAAGCGCTATCCGGCACATGCTGTAGTGCTGTTCGGGATGAAAGACTTCGCTGATTTCCTGCGCGCGCGGGAACCGGACTCGCCACCCCTGGTCGTCGGCCGATCCGATGGCGAGAAATTGACGACACTGAACAAGGAGACGTTCGCGCTGGCGACCGCGAATCTCGATTCTTCCATTCAGGCCTGGCGAGATGTCGTCACTTCTTCCCCTCCCTTGCAGCGCCTGGTCAAGCATCGCGTGTGGTACGTCGTCCGCGGCGCAGCGGAACGCGCGCGAGCGACGCGCCCGCTCGAGGCGGCAGTCGAGAAAGTCGGTCTGGCGGTGGGGACGGTCTGCGTCCTCGGTTTCGACGACGGCCGCTTGTTGCACCACTACGAGTGGGCACGCCGGGGCGCGCCCCCGCCCGCACCGGGTCCTTGGCTGGCGGCTTTCACCGACCCGGAGATTGTGCACGCGGTGCACCGAGAACAGCCTGCACCGGGAGACCAGGTGTGGAGCGAGGCCTTTGGCCGGGCGCCGGCGACGCAGGCCTGGGTGGGGGATTTTCTGGCGTCCCCAACGGTGCGTGACGCGGTGGATCGCGTGCGCGACGCTTCATCCAGCGAGGAGTCAGCCGCAGCCGTCGCCGAAATCGCCCAGCAGGCCTACGAACGAGCACTGGCGGCCGCCATGCTGCTGGTTTCCTGGCTCCGGGGCACCTAA
- a CDS encoding heparinase II/III family protein, producing the protein MILTGACRAAEWHGLGGLAVIIAICAMFAARAGADAKTNGVYCGASMIQNAKWNAAAYPWAAQIRDQVTAAAQPWLKFTDDELWDLMFGHTISRSWMVLSNGHCPACERDVPMYTWEMDALARPWKVRCPHCKELFPKNDFHKFYLSGLDEHGVFDPQRADRTLLFNQDHPDPNDPLYRFGVDDGEGYVNGDKRWRFIGAYLVFGQWKQAVLAGIRSLAAAYVVTGDPVYAHKAGVLLDRTADLYPTFDFGKEGWVYEEKGSAGYVSTWHDACVETRDLAYAYDYAFAALQRDPALVTFLSRKAKQYKLDNPKASFADIQRNIEDRILRDALVSRGKIYSNYPQTDLTATVIETVLGWPGNREEVYGALGAVISKSTAVDGMTGEKGLSGYSAYAAAVLAQILEQYARMDNEFLPQIFKRYPRLHQMFRFHVETWCLFKYYPTCGDAGIFAGPIASYAGVWLSKNNGINPSMFTFLWRICQLTGDAAFAQIAYRANGNSTRDLPYDIFCADPAAAQKEVGEVVARAGAAPKVGSVNKQEWHLAILRSGHGADERDLWLDYDAGGGHGHADGMNLGLFAKGLDLLPDFGYPPVQYGGWMSPRARWYGMSAAHNTVVVDGNNQQEAAGHTTLWGDGKGVRVMRASGPRLIGGRQFERTAALIDISDRDSYVLDIFRVVGGADHARFTYSQLGSVTTSGLSLHPAPDYGHDTQTCNFSADPSPAPEWSADWKVDDRRHLLPPGADVHLRVTDLTAHAQALIGQAWISLVADNAEAWIPVVISRRQGKGEPDQPLASTFVSVIEPYERTSNIAAIRRLPLVTPRGDVFPDQNVAVEVRLADGRRDLVVAADVENPLKLRPSRTQGRALVQPDWKVQFNGDLAMIRTDATGRPLCVALCGATSLRLADARVELAPNTPFVEIAFDPAAGRAWAVAGSADAVRAVTVGDADVWQR; encoded by the coding sequence GTGATACTTACCGGCGCTTGTCGGGCCGCCGAATGGCATGGCCTCGGTGGGCTCGCCGTCATCATTGCCATCTGCGCCATGTTCGCGGCCCGCGCGGGAGCTGACGCGAAAACCAACGGTGTCTACTGTGGCGCGAGCATGATCCAAAACGCCAAATGGAACGCGGCCGCCTATCCGTGGGCGGCGCAGATCCGCGACCAGGTGACCGCCGCGGCCCAGCCCTGGCTCAAGTTCACCGACGACGAGCTGTGGGATCTCATGTTCGGGCACACCATCTCGCGGTCGTGGATGGTGCTGTCGAACGGTCATTGCCCGGCATGCGAGCGCGACGTGCCAATGTACACCTGGGAGATGGACGCGCTGGCGCGGCCGTGGAAAGTGCGCTGCCCCCACTGCAAGGAGCTGTTTCCCAAGAACGATTTCCACAAATTCTACCTTTCCGGCCTCGACGAGCACGGCGTCTTTGACCCACAGCGCGCCGACCGCACGCTGCTCTTTAACCAGGACCATCCCGACCCCAATGATCCGCTGTACAGATTCGGGGTGGATGATGGTGAAGGTTATGTCAACGGCGATAAGCGCTGGCGCTTCATCGGCGCCTATCTCGTTTTCGGCCAGTGGAAGCAGGCCGTCCTCGCCGGCATCCGCAGCCTCGCCGCGGCCTATGTGGTCACGGGCGATCCCGTTTATGCCCACAAAGCGGGGGTCCTGCTCGATCGCACTGCCGACCTCTACCCGACCTTCGACTTCGGTAAGGAGGGGTGGGTTTACGAGGAAAAAGGCAGCGCGGGTTACGTCTCGACCTGGCATGACGCGTGCGTCGAGACCCGCGACCTGGCCTATGCCTACGACTACGCATTCGCGGCCCTGCAGCGTGACCCGGCGCTGGTGACCTTCCTCTCGCGCAAGGCCAAGCAGTATAAGCTCGACAACCCCAAGGCCTCGTTCGCCGACATCCAGCGCAATATCGAGGACCGCATCCTGCGCGACGCGCTCGTCAGTCGCGGGAAGATCTACTCGAATTACCCGCAAACCGACCTCACCGCTACCGTCATCGAGACCGTCTTGGGGTGGCCCGGGAATCGTGAGGAAGTCTACGGGGCGCTCGGCGCCGTCATATCCAAGTCCACCGCAGTGGACGGGATGACGGGTGAGAAGGGGCTGTCGGGGTATTCGGCCTACGCCGCGGCGGTGCTGGCGCAGATCCTGGAGCAGTACGCGCGCATGGATAACGAGTTCCTGCCGCAGATCTTCAAGCGTTATCCGCGGCTGCATCAGATGTTCCGCTTCCACGTCGAGACCTGGTGCCTGTTCAAGTACTATCCGACCTGCGGCGACGCCGGCATCTTCGCCGGGCCAATCGCGTCTTACGCCGGCGTGTGGCTGAGTAAGAACAACGGCATCAACCCCTCGATGTTCACTTTTCTGTGGCGCATTTGCCAATTGACCGGCGACGCGGCCTTCGCCCAGATCGCCTATCGCGCCAACGGCAACTCGACGCGCGATCTACCGTACGACATCTTCTGCGCCGACCCCGCCGCCGCGCAGAAGGAGGTGGGAGAGGTCGTCGCCCGCGCCGGGGCGGCGCCCAAGGTCGGTAGCGTCAACAAGCAGGAATGGCACCTCGCCATCCTGCGCAGCGGCCACGGCGCCGATGAGCGCGACCTGTGGCTCGACTATGACGCCGGCGGCGGCCATGGCCACGCCGATGGCATGAACCTCGGGCTGTTCGCCAAGGGCCTCGACCTGCTGCCCGACTTCGGCTATCCGCCGGTGCAGTACGGTGGGTGGATGTCCCCCCGCGCCAGGTGGTACGGCATGAGCGCGGCGCACAACACGGTCGTCGTTGACGGCAACAACCAGCAGGAGGCCGCCGGCCACACCACCCTGTGGGGCGACGGCAAGGGCGTCCGCGTCATGCGCGCTTCCGGTCCCCGCCTCATCGGCGGCCGCCAGTTCGAGCGCACCGCGGCGCTGATTGACATCTCGGATCGCGATTCATATGTCCTCGATATCTTCCGCGTCGTTGGCGGGGCCGATCATGCCAGGTTCACCTATAGCCAACTCGGGTCGGTGACGACCAGCGGCCTGTCGCTGCACCCGGCCCCCGACTACGGGCATGACACGCAAACCTGCAACTTCTCCGCCGATCCCTCGCCGGCTCCCGAGTGGAGCGCCGACTGGAAGGTCGACGACCGCCGCCACCTGCTGCCGCCTGGCGCCGATGTGCATCTGCGCGTGACCGACTTGACCGCGCACGCGCAAGCTCTTATCGGCCAGGCGTGGATATCGCTCGTCGCCGACAATGCCGAAGCGTGGATCCCGGTGGTCATCTCGCGGCGCCAAGGGAAGGGCGAGCCAGACCAGCCATTGGCTTCGACTTTCGTGAGCGTCATCGAGCCCTACGAGCGCACGTCCAACATCGCCGCCATCCGCCGCCTGCCGCTGGTCACGCCACGGGGGGACGTATTCCCCGATCAGAACGTCGCAGTGGAAGTGCGGCTGGCCGACGGGCGCCGCGATCTGGTGGTGGCGGCCGACGTCGAAAACCCCCTCAAGCTAAGGCCGTCTCGGACACAGGGGCGCGCGCTGGTCCAGCCGGACTGGAAGGTGCAGTTCAACGGCGACCTCGCCATGATCCGCACCGATGCCACGGGACGGCCGCTTTGCGTCGCCCTCTGTGGTGCCACTTCGCTGCGGTTGGCGGACGCGCGCGTCGAACTCGCCCCCAACACCCCGTTTGTGGAGATCGCATTCGATCCCGCCGCGGGCCGCGCCTGGGCGGTCGCGGGCAGTGCTGATGCCGTGCGCGCGGTCACGGTCGGCGACGCGGATGTCTGGCAGCGCTGA